CGCACTTCCATACAACAAGGTGCCTCTAACATTGGAGTGGGGGTAGTGCAAAAGTTGGCAAAATACGAAGTATTTCAGATGTTTCACTTTTTCAACGCGCGAAGAGTTCGCGAGCTCTTTTCAGGACATTGCCTGATTGTATTATGTAAAAAGCTTCTTTCGTCGTATCTCCGTTCACATGATTCCTTAATTCCGCTCCTTATAGTGTTTAAACTaactattattatttgatgAACTTTTCACATCTAGCAGAGAAAATTGCCGGCGGAAAAGCTTTTTTCCCTGGTGCGATCGTAAGATTATATCTGACGTCACCCTTTTgcaaccaaaaaaaaaaagtaattATTTTAACTTTAAGGGGATGTTTCGGACTTGATACtcaaaatacaaaataGGAAGGGTGGGGGTGGGGTATGCATTTTGTGTGCATGGAGCGGTGGGGAGCCAAGGATCATGCATACAGGCACAAGGCACAAAACGGCGTGGGAGAATTTAAAGTCTATATTTGCCTGTGTACAGTCTAGAATATGAGGCGGCATTCCAGCCAAGATGACGTAACGGTTCGAGGataatattaaaaaataatatcctCGACTCCTTGTCTAAGGGCAGCGGCATCATAGTGCAGAGACcaatcaaaagaaagtaacTGTTGGAAATAATTGTGCTGAATGAAAAGCAAAACTCTCGACCGAAATTTATCGTTCCAGTGGTGTGCGGATATTATATCCGCCATGTGTTCTCCCTAAACCACTGGACAACAATATGAACGAAACATATAAAGAGAGCTAGATAGTTCAGGTAATTTCTTTGTGAATGTGTAAGCATTTTTACCCTATAAATCAGAAATAAAGAGtaggaaaagagaaagaaaaaagaaaaaaaatataacaTGCAAGCATCTATTGGAGCTGATACAGAGATTCAAAATGCTTCTGCTGTTGACGTTCATGACGCACCACCTGTAGAAAAGGAATGGTCGGATGGCTTTGATGACAATGAGGTCCTGAAAGGGGATACGGTAGAGGCACCAAAGAGAGGACTCCTGGGTTATCTTACTATCTATTTACTATGTTATCCTGTATCCTTCGGAGGGTTTCTACCTGGCTGGGATAGTGGTATTACAGCAGGTTTCATCAACATGGATAActtcaaaatgaattttggGTCCTACAAGCACAGTACTGGGGAATATTATTTGAGCAACGTGCGTATGGGTCTTCTGGTGGCAATGTTCAGTGTCGGATGTGCTATAGGAGGCCTTATCTTTGCCCGTTTCGCCGATAAATTGGGCAGAAGATTAGCAATTGTGATCGTGGTGTTGGTGTATATGGTGGGTGCTATTATTCAGATTAGTTCAAGCCACAAATGGTACCAATACTTTGTTGGTAAGATTATTTACGGTCTCGGTGCTGGTGGTTGTTCGGTGTTGTGTCCGATGCTTCTGTCTGAAATAGCTCCGAAGGATCTAAGAGGCGGGCTTATTTCGTTATACCAATTGAACATGACCTTTGGCATTTTCCTAGGTTACTGTAGTGTTTatggaacaagaaaatacgATGATACTGCACAGTGGAGAGTGCCTCTCGGTTTATGCTTCTTGTGGGCCCTGATTATCATCGTTGGTATGTTATTAGTTCCAGAGTCACCAAGATATCTGATCGAACGTGAAAAACATGAGGAAGCACGTATTTCCCTTGCCAAGATCAACAAGGTTTCCCCAGATGATCCATGGGTACAGAGACAGGCTGAAGAAATTATCGCCGGTGTGGTGGCGCAGAGAGAGCTAGGAGAAGCCTCATGGAAAGAGCTTTTCTCGGTGAAGACCAAAGTGC
The Saccharomyces kudriavzevii IFO 1802 strain IFO1802 genome assembly, chromosome: 14 DNA segment above includes these coding regions:
- the HXT17 gene encoding hexose transporter HXT17, translated to MQASIGADTEIQNASAVDVHDAPPVEKEWSDGFDDNEVLKGDTVEAPKRGLLGYLTIYLLCYPVSFGGFLPGWDSGITAGFINMDNFKMNFGSYKHSTGEYYLSNVRMGLLVAMFSVGCAIGGLIFARFADKLGRRLAIVIVVLVYMVGAIIQISSSHKWYQYFVGKIIYGLGAGGCSVLCPMLLSEIAPKDLRGGLISLYQLNMTFGIFLGYCSVYGTRKYDDTAQWRVPLGLCFLWALIIIVGMLLVPESPRYLIEREKHEEARISLAKINKVSPDDPWVQRQAEEIIAGVVAQRELGEASWKELFSVKTKVLQRLITGILIQTFLQLTGENYFFFYGTTIFKSVGLTDGFETSIVLGTVNFFSTIIAVMVVDKIGRRKCLLFGAAGMMACMVIFASIGVKCLYPHGQDAPSSKGAGNAMIVFTCFYIFCFATTWAPVAYIVVAESFPSKVKSRAMSISTAFNWLWQFLIGFFTPFITGSIHFYYGYVFVGCLVAMFLYVFFLLPETIGLSLEEIQLLYEEGVKPWKSASWVPPSRRGSFSEEIETQKKDWKKFLKFSKSSD